The genomic region TCTGATCCGCGTGCCAATGCCAGCGCTGACCGAAGAGCGCCGTCGCGACCTGATCAAGGTTGTGCGCGGTGAAGCAGAAGACTCCCGTGTTGCAGTCCGCAATGTGCGTCGCGATGCCAATAACGATCTGAAGTCGCTGCTCAAGGATAAGGATATTTCCGAAGACGAAGAGCGTCGCGCACAGGACGATGTTCAGAAGCTGACCGACAAGTACATTGCCGAAATCGACAAGGTACTGGCCGCCAAAGAGCAAGAACTCCTGACAGTCTGAGGTCGTTTCGTGGTTTCCTTTGCCAGTTCGACCCGGGACATTCCGGATGTGAGTCAGGTGCCAGCGCACATTGCCATCGTCATGGATGGCAATGGCCGCTGGGCGCGCAAACGCATGCTGCCACGAGTAGCGGGCCACAAACGCGGACTGGAAACTGTCCGCGAAATGGTCAAAGTGTGTAGTAAGCTCGGGATTCGCTATCTGACGCTGTTTGCATTCAGTAGTGAAAACTGGCGTCGCCCCTCTGATGAAGTCTCCTTCCTGATGGGCTTGTTCCTGACTGCGCTGGAACGGGAAATCGAAAAGCTGTCAAAGGCAGACGTTCGCCTGCGTTTGATCGGTCGACGCGATCGTCTGCAGCCACGTATCGTCGAACTGATCGAAGCGGCCGAGCAGCGTACGGCGAATAATGAAGGTCTGACACTGACCATCGCAGCCGATTACGGCGGTCGCTGGGATATCCTTCAGGCGACACAGGCGATGCTCAAAGACAAGCCTGAGCTTGCCAGCGGGTTTGCCGAATCAGATTTCGAGCCATACCTGTCGATGAGCTGGGCGCCTGAGCCGGATCTGTTTATCCGGACTGGCGGCGAACAGCGCATCTCCAATTTCCTGTTGTGGCAAAGTGCCTACACAGAATTTTATTTCACCGACATTCTCTGGCCGGACTTTGACCGTGCAGCACTTGAGGCCGCGATTGCATCGTATCGCACCCGTGAGCGCCGCTTTGGTCGTACCAGCGAACAGGTTCAGGACGCCAGCTAAGATGCTGAAAGCCCGTATCATCACCGCACTGGTGTTGTTGCCCATTGTGCTCGCCTGCCTGTTTGCAGGTTCCTCATTGCTATGGGGCGGCTTTGCCCTCTTTGCGCTGACCGTTGGTGCGTGGGAGTGGGGACGCTTTGCCCGGCTGGAATCCGCTGAATCCAAAGTGTTCATCGCCAGTTTTGCGCTGATGGGCGGAGCATTGCTTGCGCTTCCCCCGGCCATTACGGTCGTCTGGGCGCTGGTATTCGATATCTTTGCGCTGGTGTTCTGGTTAGCGGTCATTCCACTCTGGTTGGCGCGTAAATGGGCGCTTGCTCCAAAATGGCGTGCCGCGATCGTCGGTATGCTGGTTTTGATGTCTGCATTGTCCGCAGTGACACGCCTTCATGCACTTACGGATGGCCCCTTGGTGCTGCTTATGACGCTTGCCATCGCATGGATTGCGGATGTCTCTGCATATTTCGCCGGCCGTGCCTTTGGCAAGCGCAAACTTGCGCCTTCGATTAGCCCCGGCAAGTCCTGGGAGGGCGTGTATGGGGCGTTGATTGCAGTCACGCTTTACGCGCTGGCTTTGCATCAACTCAATGTACCGGTTTATGGAAAACTGCCCTTGTACGTGCTGATTCCGGTATTCCTGCTATTGACCGCTGTCAGCGTCATGGGAGACTTGTTCGAGTCGCTTCTCAAGCGTATGGTGGGCATGAAAGACAGTAGTCAGTTGCTGCCCGGTCATGGTGGTGTGCTGGATCGTGTAGATAGTTTACTGGCACTCGCACCGCTGTCGGTCTCCCTGTTATTCTTTTACGCAAGATTTGCGCCCTGAGCGGCGTATTCGCTTGCGTTCAGCCTTTCTCAGATTGCCATGTCCCAACCGATTCGTACCTTAACCGTTCTGGGTTCCACTGGCAGCATAGGCGTCAGTACGCTCGACGTCGTCGCCAGACATCCTGATCGCTACACAATTCATGCGCTGACCGCAGCGTCGCGCATTGATGCGCTGGTCGAACAGTGTCGCGTGCATCGCCCGCGCTTTGCGGTAGTCTCGGATGCGTCCGCCTATGGTGCGCTTAAGTCTGCCCTTGAAGCGGCCGGGCTGCATGATATCGAAGCAATGGCCGGGACCGATGCCCTAGTTCAAGTTGCTACACAGCCAGAAGTAGACATGGTGATGGCCGCCATTGTTGGCGCAGCCGGCATGCCGCCTACCATTGCTGCTGCGCGAGCAGGCAAGCGCATCTTGCTTGCCAATAAAGAAACGCTGGTCATGGCCGGGGCGCTCTTCATGCGCGCTGCACGTGAAGGCGGTGCAGAACTGCTTCCCATCGATAGCGAACATAATGCGATTTTCCAATGTCTGCCACAGCCATTTTCTGGTGATGTCCGCCAGGGCGTCCGCCGGATTTTGCTAACTGCCTCTGGCGGCCCATTCCGTGGCATGAACCCGGAACAATTGCGCGATGTCACGCCCGAGCAGGCGGTGAAGCATCCAAATTGGTCGATGGGACGAAAGATATCGGTTGATTCGGCCAGCCTTATGAATAAAGGTCTGGAAGTGATCGAGGCACGCTGGCTGTTCGATTTGGCACCGGATGATATTTCCGTGGTTGTGCATCCGCAAAGCGTGGTGCATTCAATGGTTGAATATCTGGATGGATCTGTGCTTGCGCAAATGGGTAACCCTGATATGCGTACACCGATTGCGTATGGCATGGCGTGGCCAGAGCGCATCGATGCAGGCGTGACTTCGCTGGATCTGTTTCAGGTCGCCCGATTAGACTTTCAGGCGCCTGATCTGCAGGCCTTCCCATGCTTAAAGCTTGCGTTTGATGCCTTAAAGATGGGGGATGCTGCACCAGCCATGCTGAATGCGGCTAACGAGGTGGCTGTGGCCGCGTTTCTGGATCGTCAAATACGGTTTGATGAGATTGCCGCAGTTAATGCCAGCGTATTGGATGCCGCACCGCAAACAGGTCACGTAGCTGAACTGGATGCACTGGTTGCGGCTGACCATGAAGCCCGTGAACGCGCGCGGAGTTGGATTGCACAGCGGAGCCGTGCATGAGCACACAAGCCTGGTTGCTGGTATTGCCCGCCTTTATCATCGCCATTGGCGTACTGGTCACCGTACATGAATTCGGGCACTACTGGGTTGCCAAGCGTTGCGGCATCAAAGTGCTGACGTTCAGTATTGGTTTTGGTCGGCCGCTGGCTCAGTGGCAACGGGGCGAGACGACGTGGCAAGTGGGGGCGATTCCACTGGGCGGTTATGTCCGTATGCTGGGTGAGCACGATGATGAGATTGATCCGTCCGAGCTGACCCGATCATTTAATCGGCGTCCCGTCTGGCAGCGAATGGCGGTACTGCTGGCGGGTCCAGTCGCCAATTTTCTCTTTGCCATCGTCATCTACTGGCTTATGTATATGGTCGGCGTGACAGTCCTGCGGCCGGTTATGGGCGATGTATTTCCGGGTTCTGTTGCTGCGCGTGCGGGCCTTGAGCAAGGCGATCAAGTGATTGCCATTAGCGGTGAGGCCGTTAGTTCCTGGGATGATATCTATTCCGGTTTGATCCGCGCAGCTGTCTCCGGGCAAGATGCTTCATTGCTGGTGCGGAGAACGTACGGTATGGACATGCTGATCAAATTGCCAACACGTTCCATGATGTCGGATGCCTTTGTGGAGCGTCCGGATGCTCAGCTCGGCATTTCACCGTTAGTCTCAACCCGTAAAATCGGATACGTCGAAAAAGGCAGTCCCGCTGAAAAAGCTGGACTGAAAGTCGGCGATGAACCCGTGGAAATCAATGGTCAGCGGGTTAAAACGTGGTTTGATTTTGTAGAGACGGTCCGGTCACAGCCGGGCGTTCTGCTGCATCTCTCGGTGCGACGGGGCGGTGAACTAATCCCGCTACAAATAATCCCAGTAATAGCAAGCAAGCATGGCGCGGCCTCGGGACGAATTGGGGCTGCACCTGAACTGGATCATGCGGCTTGGGCGTCATTGCGCTTCGAGCAGCAACTTAACCCACGTGAAGCACTGGGACAGGCACTGAGCGCTACATACAATAGTGCGGCATTTCTGCTGAAAATGGTTGGCAAGATGCTGACAGGCGATGTATCAACTCGACAGCTGTCCGGGCCGGTTTCCATGGCAAAATCCGCTGGTGAAACCGCTGCACTGGGGATCCAGACTTACTTGCGGTATTTGTGCATGATCAGCATCAGCCTTGGTGTGATGAACCTGTTGCCTATCCCTGTGCTGGACGGTGGCCATTTGATGTATCATCTCGCCGAACTTTTGCGGGGCAAGCCTGTGTCCGACCGAGTAGCTGAATTTGGCCTTCGAATCGGCATAGGACTTTTAGTCAGCCTGATGATGTTTGCGCTCTGGAATGATCTGACGCGCGTCTCCGGCGGTTAAACTGGCTCGATCCACCCGACAAACCCTTTGATAGCGCTCGCCACCTGAATGTGGCTGTGCAAGATTGAGTATGAGACCGAACCCACTTACGCTCGCCGTTATTGCTGCACTTGGATTGTCGATTCCCGCTCGCGCGTTCGAGCCCTTTGTCGTCAAGGAAATTCGTGTTGACGGTATCCAGCGTACCGAGGCTGGTACGGTGTACAACTACCTGCCCGTCAAGGTCGGTGAAAAAATGGATAACGACCGCGCTAGACAGGCCATTAAGGCGCTGTTTGCGACCGGTTTCTACAATGATGTCCGCATCGAGTCTGAAGGTGATGTACTGGTTGTGTCAGTCGATGAACGACCAGTGATTGCCAGTATTGAAATCAAGGGTGCAAAAGAGTTTGAAAGTGATCAGCTCATCAAGGCACTCAAGGAAAATGGTCTGGCGGAAAGCCGCGTTTTCGATCGTTCCATGCTGGATGCGGCTGAGCAAGAACTGAAAAAGCAGTATTTCAGCCGTGGCAAGTATTCGGTCAAGATCAATACCGAAGTGATGCGTCTGGAGCGTAACCGTGTTGCAATCTCCTTCGATATCTCCGAAGGCTTGGTAGCGAAGATTCGCCAGATCAATATTGTCGGTAATGAAAAGTACCCGGAAAGCGAGCTGAAAGACGGTTTCCAGCTGGGTCTGACGAATTTCTGGTCCTGGTTCTCCAAGAACGACCAGTATTCCAAACCAAAAATGCAAGATGATATGGAGAAGATGCGCTCCTGGTATATGGATCGCGGCTTTTTGGAATTTAACGTCAGCTCGCAGCAGGTGGCGCTGTCGGAAGATAAGAAGGACATCTTCCTGACGGTGAATCTGTCAGAAGGTCAGCAATACCGCGTAAAAAGCGTCAAGGTAGCCGGCGAGCTGGTGGTACCAGAGGCCGAGTTGCAGTCGCTGATCGAAATCAAGGCTGGCGAATTGTTCAACCGCACGCACATTGATGAAGCGGTAAAGCGCATGACAGACCGTCTGGGAGATGAGGGCTACGCATTCGCCAACATCAATCCGGTACCGGAAGTCGACAAAGAAAAGAACGAAGTTGGATTCACGTTCTATATCGATCCGGGTCGCAAGGTCTATGTTCGCCGCGTCAATATCATGGGCAACACCCATACCCGCGATGAAGTCGTGCGTCGTGAAGTACGCCAGCTTGAAGGCACGATGTATTCGGGTTGGAAAATCAAGCGCTCCAAGGAGCGTCTGGATTTAACGGGCTATTTCTCTGACGTCAATATCGAAACCCCATCCGTTGCGGATAGCAACGATATGGTCGATCTGAATATCACCGTTACCGAACGTCAGACGGGTAGTGTTCAAGCAGGCCTGGGTTATTCGCAGTTCGATGGATTGACGCTGACGGGTTCGTTCTCGCAAACCAATATTTTTGGTTCGGGCAATATTTTCGAGTTGAGTGCGAACACCAACCGCTATTACAAGACGGCTTCACTGTCATTCACTAATCCGTATGCAACGCCGGATGGCGTATCGCGTGGCTTCGATATCTATCGTCGTAACACAATGGCGAATACGGCTACGCTTGCTGCGTATGCCAGCGATGCGGTGGGTGGCGGTCTGCGCTGGAATATGCCGATCTCGGAATTCGAATCGATCTCTGCCTCGCTGAGCGGCGAGCGCAATACCATTTCGCTGTACTCCAATAGCCCCGCCAGTTACGTCGACTTTGTGAAGCAATATGGCGATACAACTGAAACGCTGATCGGGTCGCTGGGCTGGGCAAGTGACACGCGCGACAGCTCTATTTTCCCGACTCGCGGTACCTTCCGCCGGGTGTACACGCAGGCGGCATTGCCAGTAGGATCGATGCGGTTTGTGAAGGTAGGGTTCCAGAACCAGTATTTCTATCCGCTAAACCGTAACTTCACGCTGTACTGGAATTTCCAGTATGACCAGGGGCACGGTTATAGTGGCAAGGCATTGCCGTTCTATCAGGTCTTTACTGCGGGCGGCTTTGGCACGGTGCGTGGTTACGAGGACGGGACACTCGGTCCGAAAGATCAGTACGGCAATGCGGTTGGTGGTGCTTTACGTCTAGTGAATAATTTCGAAGTGCTGATGCCAATGCCCGGCATGAAAGCGGATAAGTCCACACGTTTGTCGGCCTTCCTTGATGCCGGACAGGTCTGGATGGAGAACTCCAAGCCACGCTATACGGATTTGCGCTATTCTGCCGGTATTGCCTTGCAATGGACGTCACCGATGGGGCCAATGAAGTTTAGTCTGGCCCGAGCACTCAACGCGCTGGATGGTGATAAGAAGCAGGCATTCCAGTTCACACTGGGCAAGGTATTCTGATGACAGTTTGGGCCTGATCGGGAAGGTATTATGAAGATGCTTCAACGCGCATGCGCGCTCTTTTTGCTGCTGACCATTGTAGTGCCGGTCTCGGCTGCCGACTTGAAGATCGGGTTTGTGGACTATAACCGCATCATCCGCGAAGCACGCATTGCCGAGCGGATTGCCAAAAAGCTGGAAAAGGAATTCGCGCCGCGCCTGGCTGAAATCAATAACCGGAGCGAAGATATTCGCTCCCGTCAGGCCGATATCGATCGATTGGGTTCGTCGCTGCAGGGAGCCGAGTTGCGCGAACGTGAGCGCGAACTTGCACGTAAGAGCGAAGATCTAAATCGCCTGCAGCGTGATTTCCGCGAAGACCAGAATAAGCGTCGCAATCAGGAAATAGCAGGATTGCAGGAGCACGCGTTCAGCATCATTACGCAGATTGCAGTCAGCGAAAAATATGATCTCATTCTGCAAGATGCACTGTATTTCAATCCACGTCTCGACATTACCGATAAAGTGCTTGAGCGCCTCGTCAGAGTGATGCCGAACTGATGGTATCTGTGAAACCGATGTATACCCTTTCCGAGTTAGTTGAACAGCTGGGTGGGGAAGTGCGGGGGGAAGACTTTCGCGTCGAGCGTGTTGCTTCTCTTGAGTCCGCGACTGCGCAGGATCTAGCCTTCATCACGGGGGCGAAGTATGTCAGTAAACTGACCGCATGTCCGGCCGGTGCGCTGATCGTGCCTGCGACGTTGCCAGATTGCGATACGCGGCCGCGAATTGTTGCCAAAGATCCCTATCTCTATTTTGCTCAGGTCGCGGCACTGCTGAATCCGGTTACCGTACCACCCGCGGGCATACATGCGAGCGCAGTGGTCGATGCATCTGCCATTTTGGCCAAGGGCGTCAGCATCGGACCTCAGGTGGTGATCGGAGCAAATGTCCGTATTGGCGAGGGCTCAGTCATCCATCCCGGTGTGGTGATCGGGGAAGGTGTGGTCATTGGCGAGGATTGCATCCTGCATCCCAATGTAAGCATCATGCATGGCACGATCATGGGTAATCGCGTCATTATTCATCCCAACGCCGTCATTGGTTCCGATGGCTTCGGCAACGCCTGGGCGGGCGATCACTGGGAGAAAATCCCGCAAGTTGGCTGCGTCCGCATCGGCAATGATGTCGAGATTGGTGCCTCCACTACCATAGATCGCGGGACGCTGGATGATACGGTGATTGAAGAGGGTGTCCGGCTCGATAATCAGATTCAGATTGCGCATAACGTCCACATTGGCAAACACACCGCCATGGCGGGCTGTGTTGGCGTGGCAGGATCGACCCGAATTGGCGCGTACTGTACCTTCGGTGGTAGCGCCATGATTCTGGGGCACCTGGACATTGCCGATCGTGTCAATGTGATGGCCGGGACGCTGGTGGGTAAATCTATCAGGAAGCCTGGCACCTACACCGGCTGGTATCCCGTGCAGCCACATGAAGACTGGCTAAAGAATGCTTCGCACCTCAGACATATGGATGCCTTGGCAACCCGTCTGAAGGAGCTGGAAAAAAAAGTGGCAGCATTTGAACGTCTGCCCAACACTGGAGAGAGCGCGTGAGCGAACTGAATTCAATGGATATTCTGGGCATTCTGGAACATCTACCGCATCGTTACCCATTTTTGCTGGTCGATCGAGTGACCGAGCTTGTTCCGGGTGAACGCATCGTTGCACTGAAAAATGTGACTTACAACGAGCCCTTCTTTACAGGGCATTTCCCGAAATACCCGGTAATGCCGGGTGTACTGATTATCGAAGCGCTGGCTCAAGCGGCTGGCGTACTGAGTTTCAAGTCGACTGGCGAGCGCCAGGATGACGGTTCGCTCTACCTGTTTGCAGGCATCGATAATGCCCGATTCAAGGCTCAGGTGACGCCGGGTGACCAATTGGTTCTGAAGGTTTCAATTGAACGTAAGCTGCGCAATATCTGGAAGTACAAAGCTGTTGCGGAAGTGGCGGGCAATGTGGTGGCCGAAGCGGACATCATGTGTGCTCAGACTAAAGCGCGTTGATTGACCGGAGTCCGAATGGCGAACATTCATCCTTCTGCAGTGGTTCATGAAGATGCCAAACTGGCTGACGATGTGCGTGTTGGCCCGTTTTGTGTCATTGGTGAGCACGTTGAAGTCGGTGCCGGCACCGTTTTTGGTCCAAATTGCGTCGTTGAGGGGCACACACGCATTGGCGAGCGCAATACGTTTCATGGCTCCGCGCATATCGGTTGTGCGCCACAAGATAAAAAGTATGCTGGTGAGCCGACCCGCTTGGTGATTGGCAATGATAATGCGATCTTCCAGTTTGTGACGATCTCGACAGGTACTTCGCAGGATCAGGGGCTGACCCGGATTGGCGATCGTAACTGGATCATGGCCTATGTGCACATCGCACACGACTGTATGCTCGGCAACGACTTGATTCTGGCGAACAACGCGACGCTTGCCGGACATGTGCATGTCGATGACTGGGTCTTTTTGGGCGGATTTACGACGGTGCATCAGTTCTGTCGTATTGGTGCGCATGCCATGACCGCATTTACGGCGGCAGTGAGTCAGGATGTACCACCTTACGTCACGGCTGCGGGAAATCGCGCAAAGCCTGCCGGTATCAATTCGGAAGGATTGAAACGTCGTGGATTTACGTCTGATCAAATCATGGATATTAAGCGAGCCTACAAGCTGATCTACCGTCAGGGGCTGTCGCTTGATGAGGCCATGGCCGAAATTTCTGCAAAAATCGACACATCACCAGTATTGAAGCCCTTTGTAGAGTTTGTATCCTGCTCGGAACGTGGCATCATTCGCTGATAGCCTAAAACAGTGACAGGTTCAATGCAGCAAGAACAGCTTTTTGAGCGGGCTTCCGGGCCACGCATTGCCATTGTCGCCGGAGAAGCCTCCGGCGATTTACTTGGTGCCAGTCTGGTCGCAGCCATCAAGCGACGACTGCCGGATGCGCAGTTCGCCGGTATTGCCGGGCCCCAGATGCAGGCTGAAGGCGTGAAATCCATCTGTGCGATGGAACGGCTCTCAGTGATGGGATACGTCGAAGTACTCAAGCATCTGCCCAGCCTACTTCGCCTGCGTCGCGACCTGAAAAAGCGCTTATTGCGTGAGCGCCCCGATGTATTTATTGGGGTTGATGCGCCCGATTTTAATTTTTCGATCGAAAAGACGATGCGATCGGCGGGTATTCCTTCGCTGCACTACATTAGCCCGTCAATCTGGGCATGGCGGCCCAAGCGCATCAACAAGATTCGCAAATCCAGCAGTGAAGTGCTGTGTGTCTTTCCCTTCGAAAAGCCGATCTATGATCGCGCCGGGTTAAAGGCAAGTTATGTCGGACATCCTGTCGCTGACGAAATGCCCGTGGTGGTCAAGCAGCACGAGGTGCGAGAGCTCATTGGCGTAGGCGCACAGCAGAAGGTCCTCGCATTTTTGCCGGGCAGCCGGCAAAGTGAGGTGGCACGCCATGCCGAGTTGTTCATTCAAACAGCCAAGATGATTTGCGCAACTTGGCCGACCGCGCAGATTCTCGTTCCACTGGTGACTCGGGAAACGCGTGTACTCTTCGAGAACGCCATTTATGCGCATAAGGCACAGGATCTCCCCATTCGCATGATGTTTGGTCATGCTCAGGAAGCCATGCAGGCCGCCGATGCAATTCTGGTGGCGTCAGGTACGGCTACGCTCGAGGCGATGCTGGCCAAGCGACCGATGGTAGTGACTTACAAGCTGAGTCCTACGACGTACCGCATGGCTAAGCGCAAAATGCTGCTGCCGTACGTGAGCTTACCCAATGTGCTGGCGGGCGAATTCATTGTGCCGGAGTTTATTCAAGACGATGCGACGCCCGAGAATCTCTACCAGGCGCTGCGAAATGCACTTGAGGATCGTACCTATGCGGCAAAGCTGGAAGCGAGATTCACTGAGCTGCATCAATCCTTAAAGCAGAATGCTGCCGAGCGCGCGGCCGATGCTGTACTTGCTTGGATACGTCGATGACGACTCATCTGATTGCTGGCGTGGATGAAGCCGGACGCGGGCCATTATCCGGGTCGGTCTTTGCTGCTGCGGTGATTCTGGGTGAGGGTCATGGCATCGTGGGACTGGCAGATTCCAAAAAGCTTTCAGAAGCTGCACGTGAGCGCCTCAGTCTGCAGATTAAGGAGCGCGCGCTAGCTTGGGCAGTTGCATCGGCAGATGCTGGTGAAATTGACCGCCTCAATATCCTTAAAGCCACCATGCTGGCGATGCAGCGCGCGGTCAATGCGCTCAGCGTAGTGCCGCATCATGTCCAGATTGATGGCAATCGCTGCCCAATCCTGCCAATGACATCCGAAGCGATTGTAAAGGGTGATGCCAAGGTACAGGTGATCTCCGCCGCCTCCATCCTGGCAAAAGTTGCGCGCGATGCCGAGGCGATGGCAATGGATGTCATGTACCCGCAATTTGGTTTCGCTCGCCACAAAGGTTATCCCACCCCCGAACATCTAGCGGCGCTTGAGCAATTCGGGCCCTGCAAAGCGCATAGACAATCGTTTGCCCCCGTCAGACTTGCCATGGGGAAATGCCAGGGCGAGCTCTGGTAAGTTAGCAACCTGTCCTAGGTTGTGGTGGGACAGAAATCTTCCCCATTCTTTTTGTCATTCCGGAAATCCGCCGTCTACACTGACATTGGCAGTGACCCCGTTGAGGTTGGTCAGTGCCTCAACGGAGGGGGTTGCCCGCGATGTTTGTCGTCATTGGCTACATTTTTATGCTGCTTTGTATCTTTGGTGCTTATGCGGCGCACGGTGGTGAACTGCATGTGCTCTGGCAGCCGGTTGAGTTAGTGATCATCTTTGGTGGTGCGATTGGCGCCATGATCGTAGGTTTTGGTGGCCCGCCGCTCAAGGCTACGGTGAAAGCACTCCCGACCGTGTTCAAGGGGTCTCCGTTCAGCAAGGCGTTTTATATGGACCTGTTCGCCTTGATGTTTGAGATTCTCTCCAAGGTGCGTAAAGAAGGTCTGATGTCCATCGAAACGGATATTGAAAATCCGGACAGCAGCCCACTTTTTTCCAAGTATCCCAATATCTTGCATGATCATCATGTGGTTGAATTTATTACGGATTATTTGCGATTGATGGTGGGTGGCAATCTGAATGCATTTGAAATTGAAAATCTGATGGATGTCGAAATTGAAACCCACCATCACGAGGCGGAAGGGCCTTCCGGTGCAATTGCCAAACTGGGGGATGCGCTGCCTGCCTTCGGTATTGTGGCTGCGGTGATGGGCGTTGTGCATACGATGGGTTCACTTCACTTGCCACCGTCAGAGCTGGGGAAGCTGATTGGTGCGGCGCTCGTGGGTACGTTTATGGGTATTTTGCTGGCCTATGGTTTTGTTGGCCCGCTTGCCACTATTCTCGAGGCCAAAGCCAATGACAGCACCAGAGTGTTCCAAACCATCAAGGTAACATTGCTGGCAAGTTTGAATGGCTATGCACCACAGGTTGCTGTGGAATTCGGTCGGAAGGTGCTGGAGTCTGGTGTCCGTCCATCCTTCGCCGAGCTTGAAGAGTTTGTAAAGAACGCCAAGGGTAAGTAAACCTGCGTGAATGTGAAGGGAGACGCCGGTGAGTGATGATTCCCAACGGCCCATTATCGTCAAGCGAATCAAAAAGGGCGGCCATGGACACCATGGTGGCGCCTGGAAGATCGCCTATGCCGACTTTGTAACGGCGATGATGGCCTTCTTTCTTCTGATGTGGCTGCTTGGCTCAACGACTAAAGGTGATTTAAAAGGGATTGCCGACTACTTCCAGAACCCGTTCAAAGTTGCAATGGCGGGCGGGAGCGGGGCGGGCGAATCCCAGTCGATCACGCAGGGCGGTGGTTTGGATCTATCCAAGCAGGCTGGGGATATTCGTCGTGTCCGTGCGAAGGACGTCGAGAAAAAACGTCTACAGTCGCTGAAGGCCAAAATTGAAAAAGCGATTAATCAATCTGATGGCAAGCTGGGTCAATTCAAAGACCAGATCATGTTGGATGTCACGCCCGAGGGGCTTCGTATCCAGATTGTTGATCAGCAGAACCGGCCAATGTTCAAGAGTGGTAGTTCTCAGCTTGAAACGTACGCTAACGATATCCTGAAAGAGCTAGCCAGCATTCTCAATGATGTCCCCAATAAGCTCAGCTTGTCAGGGCATACCGATGCATCGGGATTCAGTGCGGGCGAGAAGGGATTCAGTAACTGGGAACTATCGGCTGATCGCGCCAACGCCTCCCGTCGTGCATT from Burkholderiaceae bacterium DAT-1 harbors:
- the uppS gene encoding di-trans,poly-cis-decaprenylcistransferase; translated protein: MDGNGRWARKRMLPRVAGHKRGLETVREMVKVCSKLGIRYLTLFAFSSENWRRPSDEVSFLMGLFLTALEREIEKLSKADVRLRLIGRRDRLQPRIVELIEAAEQRTANNEGLTLTIAADYGGRWDILQATQAMLKDKPELASGFAESDFEPYLSMSWAPEPDLFIRTGGEQRISNFLLWQSAYTEFYFTDILWPDFDRAALEAAIASYRTRERRFGRTSEQVQDAS
- a CDS encoding phosphatidate cytidylyltransferase, giving the protein MLKARIITALVLLPIVLACLFAGSSLLWGGFALFALTVGAWEWGRFARLESAESKVFIASFALMGGALLALPPAITVVWALVFDIFALVFWLAVIPLWLARKWALAPKWRAAIVGMLVLMSALSAVTRLHALTDGPLVLLMTLAIAWIADVSAYFAGRAFGKRKLAPSISPGKSWEGVYGALIAVTLYALALHQLNVPVYGKLPLYVLIPVFLLLTAVSVMGDLFESLLKRMVGMKDSSQLLPGHGGVLDRVDSLLALAPLSVSLLFFYARFAP
- the ispC gene encoding 1-deoxy-D-xylulose-5-phosphate reductoisomerase, with the translated sequence MRTLTVLGSTGSIGVSTLDVVARHPDRYTIHALTAASRIDALVEQCRVHRPRFAVVSDASAYGALKSALEAAGLHDIEAMAGTDALVQVATQPEVDMVMAAIVGAAGMPPTIAAARAGKRILLANKETLVMAGALFMRAAREGGAELLPIDSEHNAIFQCLPQPFSGDVRQGVRRILLTASGGPFRGMNPEQLRDVTPEQAVKHPNWSMGRKISVDSASLMNKGLEVIEARWLFDLAPDDISVVVHPQSVVHSMVEYLDGSVLAQMGNPDMRTPIAYGMAWPERIDAGVTSLDLFQVARLDFQAPDLQAFPCLKLAFDALKMGDAAPAMLNAANEVAVAAFLDRQIRFDEIAAVNASVLDAAPQTGHVAELDALVAADHEARERARSWIAQRSRA
- the rseP gene encoding RIP metalloprotease RseP, whose amino-acid sequence is MSTQAWLLVLPAFIIAIGVLVTVHEFGHYWVAKRCGIKVLTFSIGFGRPLAQWQRGETTWQVGAIPLGGYVRMLGEHDDEIDPSELTRSFNRRPVWQRMAVLLAGPVANFLFAIVIYWLMYMVGVTVLRPVMGDVFPGSVAARAGLEQGDQVIAISGEAVSSWDDIYSGLIRAAVSGQDASLLVRRTYGMDMLIKLPTRSMMSDAFVERPDAQLGISPLVSTRKIGYVEKGSPAEKAGLKVGDEPVEINGQRVKTWFDFVETVRSQPGVLLHLSVRRGGELIPLQIIPVIASKHGAASGRIGAAPELDHAAWASLRFEQQLNPREALGQALSATYNSAAFLLKMVGKMLTGDVSTRQLSGPVSMAKSAGETAALGIQTYLRYLCMISISLGVMNLLPIPVLDGGHLMYHLAELLRGKPVSDRVAEFGLRIGIGLLVSLMMFALWNDLTRVSGG
- the bamA gene encoding outer membrane protein assembly factor BamA; translated protein: MRPNPLTLAVIAALGLSIPARAFEPFVVKEIRVDGIQRTEAGTVYNYLPVKVGEKMDNDRARQAIKALFATGFYNDVRIESEGDVLVVSVDERPVIASIEIKGAKEFESDQLIKALKENGLAESRVFDRSMLDAAEQELKKQYFSRGKYSVKINTEVMRLERNRVAISFDISEGLVAKIRQINIVGNEKYPESELKDGFQLGLTNFWSWFSKNDQYSKPKMQDDMEKMRSWYMDRGFLEFNVSSQQVALSEDKKDIFLTVNLSEGQQYRVKSVKVAGELVVPEAELQSLIEIKAGELFNRTHIDEAVKRMTDRLGDEGYAFANINPVPEVDKEKNEVGFTFYIDPGRKVYVRRVNIMGNTHTRDEVVRREVRQLEGTMYSGWKIKRSKERLDLTGYFSDVNIETPSVADSNDMVDLNITVTERQTGSVQAGLGYSQFDGLTLTGSFSQTNIFGSGNIFELSANTNRYYKTASLSFTNPYATPDGVSRGFDIYRRNTMANTATLAAYASDAVGGGLRWNMPISEFESISASLSGERNTISLYSNSPASYVDFVKQYGDTTETLIGSLGWASDTRDSSIFPTRGTFRRVYTQAALPVGSMRFVKVGFQNQYFYPLNRNFTLYWNFQYDQGHGYSGKALPFYQVFTAGGFGTVRGYEDGTLGPKDQYGNAVGGALRLVNNFEVLMPMPGMKADKSTRLSAFLDAGQVWMENSKPRYTDLRYSAGIALQWTSPMGPMKFSLARALNALDGDKKQAFQFTLGKVF
- a CDS encoding OmpH family outer membrane protein, with the protein product MKMLQRACALFLLLTIVVPVSAADLKIGFVDYNRIIREARIAERIAKKLEKEFAPRLAEINNRSEDIRSRQADIDRLGSSLQGAELRERERELARKSEDLNRLQRDFREDQNKRRNQEIAGLQEHAFSIITQIAVSEKYDLILQDALYFNPRLDITDKVLERLVRVMPN